In Dryobates pubescens isolate bDryPub1 chromosome 19, bDryPub1.pri, whole genome shotgun sequence, the following are encoded in one genomic region:
- the ANKRD11 gene encoding ankyrin repeat domain-containing protein 11, producing the protein MPKGGCSKTPQPEDFSLSNDMVEKQTGKKDKDKVSLTKTPKLERSDGGKEVKERATKRKLPFTVGTNGDQKDSDTEKQGPERKRIKKEPATRKPGLLFGMGLSGIRAGYPLSERQQVALLMQMTAEESANSPVDTTPKHPSQSTVCQKGTPNSASKTKDKVNKRNERGETRLHRAAIRGDARRIKELIIEGADVNVKDFAGWTALHEACNRGYYDVAKQLLAAGAEVNTKGLDDDTPLHDAANNGHFKVVKLLLHYGGNPHQSNRKGETPLKVANSPTMVNLLLGKTTYPSSEESSTETSEEEDAPSFAPSSSVDGNNTDSEFEKGLKHKPKAQEPPKTITPVKDEYEFDEDDEQDRVPPVDDKHLLKKDYRKETKANSFISIPKMEVKTYTKNNTITPKKAAHRILSDSSDEEETSVAVGTGEKLRLSTHSILPSSKIREPPSTKPPKEKSKVKKKRKKETKSKEVRFGKKNDKFCSSESESENVESEEDDRDSLQSSSCVKDSRLVLKESSLFNSLSASSTSSHGSLASQKHNPNLTEQHSKHWRTDNWKTISSPAWSDVSSLSDSTRTRLTSESDYSSEDSSLESLKPVRKKPEHKKKNTSHNTVSEKKNSFHSNVDGAIPKLDKEGKVVKKHKTKHKHKNKEKGQCPISQDIKIIKTFSFEFEDSKQKPEKGLLVETENPVENKLKVLKHEREHGKKEEKLPKAKGEEKEWLFKDETGKSSKEEKSLRKVKDGSKDMSKSFREGLSKSEKEKPSKEKSPKEEKPRIHKEERKKKSKDKQSKSEKKNELKEEKVSKLEKEKSFKEEKEKCKKEKLYRDESGFDEFNNKTQFPESEDTKFSLSDDQQERWFSDLSSDSSFDFKGEDSWDSPVTDFREIKNDTVAKLIIEPVKEEIKDKKKDNKMKEKKEYTEKRNEKDTFLKKKERDYVDKSSEKKKDQTDRHKVTPSYLPEKDKKRKDSAEGVKERKEKDSGESNKDRKDSSDGSKDRKDTKTKQEEPYRDDFKEYGCETFFKEKSDPEFSGKTLESWERHHSGKEKEKKDAPEKEKKEKVKPEKYKEKSKEGDKEKNEKAAPEKILKDKELEKSFKEKKETKEKYKDLHSKDKERKSSFDQVKEKKDKNFSTDREDFSEKKDEKKGKEKSWYSIADIFTDESEDERDDYSLTGFKVGDSAASEGHRLDSLQEKDEGVAAEKEVYPDKHRKYSSDRQHSGEKQKEKDSKEKKKDKGTSEGGKEKKDKSSVEKHKEKKDKDSAEKYKDRKDRTSIDSTQEKKNKQKLPEKVEKKHASDDKVKSKHKEKPEKEHSKEKKSSKGGESEKSLLEKLEEEALNDYRDDSNDKISEISSDSFTDRGQDPGLSSLFESSNLSLADATEEKFKDSLPLPCLQDKLKEKERHRHSSSSSKKSHEKEKSKKEKTEKKEKPEDFKDSSSRKDSTHYEKDFSVDGEAFSASYNIKAEADEEPEKGIDYLFSEKKDKNDSERELSKKAEKEKNYSSSTISTAKEKKKRDKHKEKWKEEKEKHRDKHADGFFKHHKDEPKSALKDKDSPQVTTFKDKSKEDNLKFGETKLKEKLKENQEKDKSESIKISNGNEKITLSKDSSKKDARPREKLLGDGDLMMTSFERMLSQKDLEIEERHKRHKERMKQMEKMRHRSGDPKLKDKLKSSEDMRKRSLDLAAKKPLTLDTQLKDKKLKELGPLTPMLSPENKAQPAVGTDSKDWITGPQLKEILPASPRPDQNRPTGVPTPASVVSCPSYEEVMQTPRTPSCSNEDYTDLMFECADSQHSLPISTMSMNACSPSFFDRYANVSGGLPENPSQTPTRTIPSTNLYRSISVDIRRAPEEEFSVGDKFFRQQSVPATSNYDSPVQHLMEEKVPLPSVPAEKFQCLSPGYYSPDYGVSSPKVEALHCAPGAVSGVAQSPESVFSGLQAKSSPSHRDELLAPSVESALPPDLGMPLDTTEEQQATASIMPPEPTYLPPIEENHFSSAMPEQNNIDWDNPPRNPDTAIPPSLMGNPAEHSVSWSMGSELLMKSPQRFSESPKPPLCSLEPIHPTPVAFIPTDTSYPVSPISYPLSVSEPGLDEVKEDAEEAVPAEIANAEEQTSYMSPTRLDTFFNNCKPLPEEAPEIPPEPPSMPAEPQAEVVTAPESSYLENNSNSNAAPANTEEAVTWPDPFTNTEDDLDLGPFSLPELPLQPKDVPETEVTEAEAVEESPAAASETSGGIIKATTAVVVSGEPEEPPAGQAAAVLPVETEPQAEEEKPEAASQEATSEALNVAEEEGGEDSEAQVFQQTPAESAQAESKEVEAVNEDLSSSGGVAESSSQPCPPPAASTESSISQEGAAARGGSQVPSSQAEAPPANTQAEAAEPVQKPVAEAPKPPKIEEIPQRITRNRAQMLANQNKQNAAASEKEFPPVPAPATRAKGRITEEDDSQAQHPRKRRFQRSNQQLQQQINTSTQQTREMIQQTLAAIVDAIKLDDIEPYHSDRSNPYFEYLQIRKKIEEKRKILCYITPQAPQCYAEYVTYTGSYLLDGKPLSKLHIPVIAPPPSLAEPLKELFKQQEAVRGKLRLQHSIEREKLIVSCEQEILRVHCRAARTIANQAVPFSACTMLLDSEVYNMPLENQGDENKSVRDRFNARQFISWLQDVDDKYDRMKTCLLMRQQHEAAALNAVQRMEWQLKVQELDPAGHKSLCVNEVPSFYVPMVDVNDDFVLLPA; encoded by the exons GCTGGACGGCATTGCACGAGGCGTGCAACCGCGGCTACTACGATGTGGCAAAGCagttgctggctgctggtgccGAAGTCAACACGAAGGGGTTGGATGACGACACCCCGCTGCATGATGCAGCCAACAATGGGCACTTCAAG GTGGTGAAATTGTTGTTACATTATGGAGGAAACCCTCATCAAAGCAACAGGAAGGGCGAGACTCCTCTAAAAGTAGCTAATTCTCCCACCATGGTGAATCTGCTCCTGGGAAAGACCACGTACCCCTCCAGCGAGGAGAGCTCCACAG agacCTCAGAAGAGGAGGACGCCCCTTCCTTCgctccctccagctctgttgATGGCAATAACACAGACTCAGAGTTTGAgaagggtttgaagcacaagcccaaGGCCCAGGAGCCCCCCAAAACCATCACCCCGGTGAAGGACGAGTATGAATTTGATGAGGACGATGAGCAGGACCGGGTCCCACCGGTCGATGACAAACATTTGCTGAAAAAGGATTACAGAAAAGAGACTAAAGCAAACAGTTTCATTTCCATACCCAAAATGGAAGTGAAAACTTATACTAAAAATAACACAATTACACCAAAGAAAGCTGCCCACCGCATCCTGTCGGACAGCTCGGACGAGGAGGAGACCAGCgttgctgtggggacaggggaGAAGCTACGGCTTTCGACCCACTCgatcctgcccagcagcaagaTTCGGGAGCCCCCCAGCACAAAACCACCcaaggagaaaagcaaagtgAAAAAGAAGCGGAAGAAGGAGACAAAAAGCAAAGAGGTTCGGTTTGGcaaaaaaaatgacaaatttTGTTCCTCTGAATCAGAGAGTGAAAACGTGGAGAGTGAGGAGGATGACAGAGACTCTCTTCAGAGCTCTAGCTGTGTAAAGGACTCCAGGCTAGTGCTAAAGGAATCCTCCTTGTTTAACTCTCTGTCTGCCTCATCGACCTCTTCTCATGGGAGTTTAGCATCCCAGAAACATAATCCTAACCTTACAGAACAGCACTCCAAGCACTGGAGGACGGACAATTGGAAAACCATATCTTCTCCAGCTTGGTCAGATGTCAGTTCCTTGTCAGACTCCACCAGGACGAGGCTGACGAGCGAGTCGGACTACTCATCCGAGGACTCGAGCTTAGAGTCGCTAAAGCCAGTCAGGAAGAAACCAgagcacaaaaagaaaaacacctcCCACAACACCGTTTCTGAGAAAAAGAATTCATTCCATAGCAATGTGGATGGAGCAATCCCAAAGCTAGACAAGGAGGGGAAGGTTGTGAAAAagcataaaacaaaacacaaacacaaaaacaaggagaaggggcagtgTCCCATCAGCCAAGACATTAAAATCATCAAAACGTTTTCTTTTGAGTTTGAGGACTCTAAGCAAAAGCCTGAGAAAGGCTTGTTAGTAGAGACAGAAAATCCAGTCGAGAACAAGCTGAAAGTGCTGAAGCATGAGCGAGAACATGGtaagaaagaggagaagctccccaaagcgaagggggaggagaaggagtggTTGTTTAAAGATGAGACTGGAAAATCCTCGAAAGAGGAGAAATCACTAAGAAAAGTCAAAGATGGTAGTAAAGACATGAGCAAATCCTTCAGAGAAGGATTGAGTAAATCAGAAAAAGAGAAACCTTCAAAGGAGAAGTCTCCCAAAGAGGAGAAGCCGAGAATACacaaggaggagagaaagaagaagtcAAAGGACAAGCAGTCAAAATCTGAGAAGAAGaatgagctgaaggaggagaaggTTTCTAAattggagaaagaaaaatccttcaaggaggagaaagagaaatgcaaaaaagaaaaactctACAGGGATGAGTCTGGGTTTGATGAGttcaacaacaaaacccaatttCCCGAAAGCGAGGACACAAAGTTCAGCCTTTCAGATGATCAGCAAGAGAGGTGGTTTTCAGACCTGTCTTCTGATTCATCCTTTGATTTCAAAGGAGAAGACAGCTGGGATTCTCCAGTAACGGATTTCAGGGAGATTAAAAATGACACCGTGGCAAAACTAATCATAGAACCGGTGAAAGAGGAAattaaagacaagaaaaaggacaataaaatgaaagagaagaaggaatACACCGAGAAACGCAACGAAAAGGACACTTTcttaaagaagaaagagagggacTATGTGGACAAAAGctctgagaagaaaaaggacCAAACAGACAGACACAAAGTCACTCCTAGTTATTTGCCTGAAAAGGACAAGAAGAGGAAGGATTCTGCAGAGGGTgtcaaagagaggaaagaaaaagacagcgGTGAATCCAACAAGGACAGAAAAGATTCCTCTGATGGCTCTAAAGATCGGAAAGATACCAAAACGAAGCAGGAGGAGCCCTATCGAGATGACTTCAAGGAATACGGCTGCGAAACTTTCTTCAAGGAAAAGTCAGACCCTGAATTCAGTGGTAAAACTCTGGAGAGTTGGGAGAGGCACCActctgggaaggaaaaggagaagaaagatgcccctgagaaagaaaaaaaagaaaaggtgaagccagaaaaatacaaagaaaaatcCAAAGAAGGCGAcaaggagaaaaatgaaaaagctgcccctgagaaaaTCCTGAAAGAcaaagagctggagaagagtttcaaagagaaaaaggaaacgAAGGAGAAGTACAAAGACCTGCACAGCAAAGACAAGGAAAGGAAGAGCTCCTTCGACCAGGTTAAGGAGAAGAAGGATAAAAACTTCTCCACGGATCGAGAGGACTTCTCCGAGAAAAAAGATGAGaagaagggcaaggagaagAGCTGGTACAGCATCGCGGACATCTTCACCGACGAGAGCGAGGACGAGCGCGATGACTACAGCCTGACGGGGTTCAAGGTCGGCGACTCGGCTGCAAGTGAGGGGCATCGTCTGGACagtctgcaggagaaggacgAGGGGgtggctgctgagaaggaggTGTACCCCGACAAGCACCGCAAGTACTCTTCTGACCGACAGCATTCCGGagagaagcagaaagagaaggattccaaggagaagaagaaggacaAAGGAACAtcggaaggggggaaagagaagaaggaCAAGAGCTCCGTTGAAAAacacaaagagaagaaagacaAAGACTCTGCCGAGAAGTACAAGGACAGGAAAGACAGAACGTCCATAGATTCCACGCAAGAGAAGAAGAACAAGCAAAAGCTCCCAGAAAAGGTGGAGAAGAAACATGCCAGCGATGACAAGgtgaaaagcaaacacaaggAGAAGCCGGAGAAAGAGCATTCCAAGGAGAAGAAGTCATCGAAAGGAGGGGAGTCAGAGAAGAGCCTGCTGGAGAAactggaggaggaggctctgaaTGACTACCGAGATGACTCCAATGACAAGATCAGCGAGATCTCTTCTgacagcttcacagacagaggaCAAGATCCAGGACTGTCCAGCCTCTTTGAGTCTTCTAACCTTTCTCTTGCTGATGCCACTGAAGAGAAGTTCAAGGACTCTCTGCCTTTACCCTGCTTGCAGGACAAACTGAAAGAGAAGGAGCGACACAGGCATTCCTCATCTTCATCAAAGAAGAGTCACGAGAAGGAAAAATCAAAGaaggagaagacagagaaaaaggaaaaaccagAGGACTTCAAAgactccagcagcagaaaggattCCACTCACTACGAGAAGGATTTCTCTGTGGATGGGGAAGCTTTTAGTGCTTCCTACAACATAAAGGCAGAGGCTGATGAGGAGCCAGAGAAAGGCATTGATTACTTattttctgaaaagaaagataaaaatgaTTCTGAGAGGGAGTTGTCAAAGAAGgcggaaaaagaaaagaattacaGTTCCAGCACCATCAGCACAGCTAAAGAGAAGAAGAAGCGAgataaacacaaggaaaaatggaaggaggaaaaggaaaagcatcGGGACAAACATGCAGATGGCTTCTTTAAACaccacaaagatgagccaaaGTCAGCACTTAAAGACAAGGACAGTCCTCAAGTTACCACCTTCAAAGACAAATCAAAGGAGGACAACCTCAAATTCGGTGAGACCaagctgaaggagaagctgaaggagaaccAAGAGAAGGACAAATCGGAGTCAATCAAAATAAGCAATGGGAACGAGAAAATAACTCTTTCCAAAGACAGCAGCAAGAAGGATGCCCGGCCGAGGGAGAAGCTTCTGGGAGATGGTGACCTGATGATGACCAGCTTTGAGAGGATGCTGAGCCAGAAAGACCTGGAAATCGAGGAGCGCCACAAAAGGCACAAAGAGAGAATGAAGCAAATGGAGAAAATGAGGCACAGGTCCGGAGACCCCAAGTTGAAGGACAAacttaagagctcagaagaCATGcgcaagaggagcctggatctggcagcaaagaagcCGCTGACGCTGGACACTCAGCTCAAGGACAAgaagctgaaagagttgggtCCACTGACTCCCATGCTGTCACCAGAAAACAAGGCACAGCCCGCTGTCGGGACAGACTCCAAGGACTGGATAACGGGTCCTCAGCTGAAGGAGATCCTCCCAGCGTCTCCTAGGCCAGATCAGAACCGGCCGACGGGAGTCCCGACGCCGGCGTCGGTCGTCTCTTGTCCAAGCTACGAGGAGGTGATGCAGACGCCCAGGactccctcctgcagcaatgAGGACTACACAGACCTGATGTTTGAGTGCGCAGACTCCCAGCATTCGCTGCCCATCTCCACCATGTCTATGAACGCctgttctccatccttcttcGACAGGTACGCCAACGTCTCTGGCGGGCTCCCCGAGAACCCCAGTCAGACCCCGACTCGTACCATCCCCTCCACCAACCTCTACCGCTCCATCTCAGTTGATATCAGAAGGGCACCTGAAGAAGAGTTCAGTGTTGGAGATAAATTCTTCAGGCAGCAGAGCGTTCCAGCCACGTCAAATTACGACTCTCCGGTGCAGCATTTaatggaggagaaagttcccCTTCCTTCTGTCCCTGCTGAGAAGTTCCAGTGTCTGTCTCCTGGGTACTACTCACCAGATTATGGAGTTTCATCACCCAAAGTGGAGGCTTTGCACTGTGCTCCAGGAGCTGTCAGTGGGGTCGCCCAGTCACCTGAAAGTGTCTTTTCTGGTTTACAAGCTAAATCCTCCCCCTCACACAGAGATGAACTGCTGGCTCCATCAGTAGAAAGTGCTCTTCCCCCCGACCTCGGCATGCCCTTGGACACCACGGAAGAGCAGCAAGCCACCGCCTCCATCATGCCACCAGAACCCACCTACTTGCCACCAATTGAAGAAAACCATTTCAGTTCGGCTATGCCTGAGCAAAACAACATAGACTGGGACAACCCTCCCAGAAACCCTGACACCGCCATTCCTCCCAGCCTGATGGGCAACCCGGCAGAGCACTCTGTCAGCTGGTCCATGGGCTCAGAGCTTCTGATGAAGTCACCCCAGAGGTTTTCTGAGTCCCCTaaacctcctctctgctccctagAGCCGATTCATCCCACGCCAGTTGCCTTCATTCCCACGGATACTTCCTACCCCGTGTCTCCCATATCATACCCTCTGTCAGTGTCCGAGCCGGGGCTCGATGAAGtcaaggaggatgctgaggaagCAGTTCCAGCAGAAATAGCAAATGCTGAGGAGCAGACTTCATACATGTCCCCTACTAGGTTAGACACCTTCTTCAACAACTGCAAGCCTCTTCCAGAAGAAGCACCTGAGATACCTCCAGAGCCCCCCTCTATGCCAGCAGAACCTCAGGCAGAAGTTGTCACCGCACCAGAAAGCAGCTATCtggaaaacaacagcaacagcaacgCTGCGCCTGCAAATACAGAGGAGGCCGTAACGTGGCCTGACCCCTTCACCAATACAGAGGATGACTTGGACCTCGGCCCCTTCTCGCTACCAGAGCTGCCTCTCCAACCCAAGGATGTTCCAGAGACAGAGGTGACTGAGGCTGAAGCGGTAGAagaaagcccagcagcagcttcagaaacAAGTGGTGGAATCATCAAGGCGACCACGGCCGTAGTGGTGTCTGGGGAGCCCGAGGAGCCGCCGGCcggccaggcagctgctgtcctgcctgtggagacagagccacaggcagaggaggagaaaccaGAAGCGGCTTCTCAAGAGGCCACCTCAGAAGCACTGAATgtagctgaggaggaaggaggagaggactCAGAAGCGCAGGTTTTCCAGCAGACCCCAGCTGAGTCAGCTCaggcagagagcaaagaggtggAGGCCGTGAACGAAGACCTGTCATCTTCTGGTGgggtggcagagagcagctcccagccctgtcctccaccCGCGGCCAGCACTGAGAGCAGCATCTcacaggaaggagctgcagcacgtGGCGGGAGCCAAGTCCCTTCCTCCCAGGCAGAGGCACCTCCAGCCAACACTCAAGCCGAAGCCGCAGAACCAGTACAGAAACCAGTAGCAGAAGCTCCCAAGCCACCCAAAATAGAGGAGATTCCTCAGCGGATTACCAGGAACCGGGCTCAGATGCTCGCCAACCAAAACAAGCAGAACGCAGCCGCCTCCGAGAAGGAATTTCCTCCCGTCCCGGCGCCCGCCACCCGTGCCAAAGGCCGCATCACGGAGGAGGACGATTCCCAGGCCCAGCACCCGCGCAAGCGCCGCTTCCAGCGCTCcaaccagcagctgcagcagcagatcaacacttccaCCCAGCAGACGAGGGAGATGATACAGCAGACACTGGCAGCTATCGTAGATGCCATCAAACTGGATGACATCGAACCTTACCACAGCGACAGGTCCAACCCCTACTTTGAGTACCTCCAGATCAGGAAGAAGATCGAAGAGAAGCGGAAAATCCTCTGCTACATCACCCCCCAAGCTCCCCAGTGCTACGCTGAGTACGTCACTTACACAGGCTCCTACCTGTTGGATGGCAAACCCCTGAGCAAGCTCCACATCCCGGTG ATTGCCCCACCACCATCGCTGGCAGAGCCACTAAAGGAGCTCTTcaagcagcaggaagctgtcCGGGGGAAGCTGCGGCTCCAGCACAGCATAGAGCGG GAGAAGCTGATTGTCTCTTGTGAGCAGGAGATCCTGAGGGTTCATTGTCGGGCAGCGAGGACCATTGCCAACCAGGCTGTGCCCTTCAGTGCCTGCACCATGCTGCTGGACTCTGAGGTCTATAACATGCCTCTAGAAAATCAG GGAGACGAAAACAAATCGGTCAGAGACCGCTTCAACGCGCGGCAGTTcatctcctggctgcaggaCGTGGACGACAAGTACGACCGTATgaag ACGTGCCTGCTCATGCGGCAGCAACACGAAGCTGCCGCCCTGAACGCGGTGCAGAGAATGGAGTGGCAGCTGAAGGTGCAGGAGCTGGACCCCGCAGGGCACAAATCCCTCTGCGTGAACGAGGTGCCCTCCTTCTATGTGCCAATGGTCGACGTGAACGATGACTTTGTGCTCTTGCCGGCATGA